In Meles meles chromosome 2, mMelMel3.1 paternal haplotype, whole genome shotgun sequence, the sequence catttgagagaaagagcaaagaggggaaagagggacagagggagagaatctcaagcagacttgtgCTGAGCGCAGCGCCTGGATGCAGAGCTCAgccccatgaccccaagatctaaaactgaaatcaagagtcatatcaCGAGAAATCTCGTGatatgagctgaaatcaagagtcagatgctcaaccaaatgacccaccgaggtgcccctgcttttacctattataattaaaaactgaGCTGTCCCTGTCAGGCCACTCAAGCTGCCACTTGCCCAGAAGTCCTAGAGGACCAGTACTCAGGCAACTAAATCCCAGGGGAAGAAGTATGATTTCCAGCTCCCTTCCCTTTAAGGAATGCACCAATGAAAACAGTAGTGAACAACTTAATAAGGTGCCAGTGGAGAATGTACAGCTGTGCTTTCTCTGCTAGAATTCAATTACATAAATGGTAAGAGGTCCTGTTCTGAAATTTTTTGCTGAAATTTAAACTTACACAAAAACGTACTATAGATGTCTGATAATCACACATTCAAAAAAAGTTCTGAGTCAGATGATATTCTGAGGTCGTTTCCTAATTATGTTCATTTACAATATATATAGAACAAACTTATAATacacattgatttttaaatacccATTCCCAAATGCTCAATTATGTGCTCTTTCCTGTAAATATAGGATAATTAAAATATTGTGTCCATCTGTTCTAAGTGGTGTTTAATGAAACTGATTATAAATTTTTTCACCATATTAAAGAAGCTagttacaaggaaaaaaaagagtttatttaaaacaatatacaGTTAGGGTGGAATAATTTAAAATCacttgaatcactaaattccttGGTCTTGAACACAGCCTTACCCCAACTTTGTTAGTATAATTATTGTCCTGAGTCACCTCTTATTAATGAATATAAAGATCTATTTTGTGTAACTTCTTTGGTaagtttgggttgttttgttttggtttggtttttatgcCACAGTTCGGTGGGCAGGCCTACAGTGACGTGGAACACACTTCTGTCCAGTGCCGGGCCCTCGATGGGATTGAGTGCGCCAGTCCTAGGACCTTTCTGCGGGAGAATAAACCTTGTATAAAGTAAGTGTTACTTTGAATGGGGTAGTTGGTACCTGGATAGAGGTAGAGCTGTTTTCTCTGTCATCTCGTGATAtgacttttctcttttatcttaaGTGTTGAAGGGGCAACATGATTACTACTGTGCATAATCCATGGACAGGAGCGATGTGGTTACAAACAGAAAGGACACTGGACTTATGAGAACAGAGGCCATAAGTTCTAAATGTCTCTTTCATCAACAAGCTAAGTGCCGGTAGAAGACCGGAGACTATGTCCCTCACCTACAAAATAAAGGAGCTAGACAAGATGATCTAGCTCCAAAATTCCTATGGTAGACATAAATCCTATAAAAATAGCCTTAATATTTGAGTAATGAAGGttttattcttgctttctttatttctttaaagattttatttatttgtcacagagaaagacagcgagagcacaggcagagggagaagcagactccctgctaagcagggagccaaatgtgggggtggatcccaggaccctgggatcaagaccagagctgaaggcagatgcttaaccaactaagccacccaggcgtcccagagaaataaaggttttattatGACAAGTGTGGATCTCTCTCCTGGAAAATAAGTTTATCTTAAAGAATTAGGGTAATTTCTGTAAATTTTGCTGGAAGGCACAGAATGTATTTATATCAGTTGCTAATGGAGTCCGTGGTGTTTGAGGATATTAGAGCAATTGCAATTGAGTGTCATCACAGTACATAAGACCCAAGTCCTTACTGAAAAACCTCATTTTTAGTTGCCACAAAAAAACAGAAGCGTATATAGAGATCAGTGCTCATCTGAGGAAAGACAATGACATTTCTGTAGAGAACTGCATTCAGAAGTGCGGCCTCAGAAAAGGCGCCTGAGTCAGGGAGGGCTGCAGGCCCAGACTTTACTCCTCCCAGGATGCCTACAGAGCAAATGTGCTTGATTATCTCCTGTCCAGTCCAGTCAGTATTTGTTCCTTTATGCCCTAGGTAGTACTCTTTTGAGAGCCTAGGCCAAccagagattttctttttgggGAGGATGAAAGGCCACAGAGCGACTGCTACATCATCCTTTCGCTTACATTAAATTCATTAGTCCttaagtgttttaattttcatgtggTAAACATCTTCCTCTTCATTCCTTCTGTCTAGATACACGGGACACTACTTCATAACCACTTTACTCTACTCGTTCTTCCTGGGATGTTTCGGAGTGGACCGTTTCTGTCTGGGACACACTGGCACAGCAGTGGGGAAGCTATTGACACTTGGAGGACTTGGGATTTGGTGGTTTGTTGACCTTATTTTGCTTATTACTGGAGGGCTAATGCCAAGTGATGGCAGCAATTGGTGCACTGTCTACTAAAAAGAGCTGTGGTCATGGCCCAGAGAGGCATGTCTTCTGAATTCATCTCTACAGGCTCAAAACTCTTCCTTGATAACAGACCTGACCATTACTTTCCTTCTTCAGAGGGAATGGGTTTGGTTAGGAAGGTTTCT encodes:
- the TM2D2 gene encoding TM2 domain-containing protein 2 isoform X1, whose amino-acid sequence is MVLGGCPVSYLLLCGQAALLLGNLLLLHCVSRSHSHNATAEPELTSAGAAHPEGSAGAPSWEYGDPQSPVILCSYLPDEFIECDDPVDHVGNATASQELGYGCLKFGGQAYSDVEHTSVQCRALDGIECASPRTFLRENKPCIKYTGHYFITTLLYSFFLGCFGVDRFCLGHTGTAVGKLLTLGGLGIWWFVDLILLITGGLMPSDGSNWCTVY